The proteins below come from a single Mytilus edulis chromosome 5, xbMytEdul2.2, whole genome shotgun sequence genomic window:
- the LOC139523989 gene encoding cysteine-rich venom protein LIO1-like, with protein sequence MLAQVFHGSFTLFLLTLISFFWQLHAAATCKDKFKVFPSHSACLPRSPQAKIPGPVDKHVVLAVHNKYREKAAKKYNANNILKMIWDDEVAMVAQKWAENCFGVHDKNYQRLIPGRFPIGQNIASSKENITWETVVQLFYNESKDFHFGGKNNILEKVGHFTQLTWFDSYILGCGYAICNGYHFYVCNYAPSGNHKGQLGFPFSTNGTNTDLRDCKKKICEGGSKLDPLSCQCLCRKDYYNNDLGFYKSSANNCKLTCKEDKKEKFFCGNSGYGEKSCLTLSNMPFDCPYTCRMCPYSDEENYREGNATVVILGSSDAALLRSNLLTIALLLYLYSYTY encoded by the exons ATGTTGGCACAAGTGTTTCATGGATCCTTTACATTGTTTTTACTAACTTTGATTTCATTCTTTTGGCAAT tacatgCTGCTGCTACATGTAAGGATAAGTTTAAAGTATTTCCAAGTCACTCAGCATGTCTTCCAAGATCACCTCAAGCCAAAATTCCAG gTCCTGTAGACAAACATGTTGTGTTGGCTGTTCACAATAAGTATAGAGAGAAAGCAGCGAAGAAATACAACGCAAACAACATTTTGAAGATGATATGGGATGACGAAGTTGCTATGGTTGCACAGAAATGGGCGGAAAATTGTTTTGGTGTTCATGATAAGAACTATCAGCGATTAATACCAG GAAGATTTCCAATAGGTCAGAATATTGCCAGTTCGAAAGAGAATATAACATGGGAAACTGTCGTACAGTTGTTTTATAATGAATCGAAGGATTTCCATTTTGGAGGAAAGAATAATATTCTTGAAAAGGTTGGCCATTTTACGCAG TTAACTTGGTTTGATTCTTACATACTTGGTTGCGGTTACGCCATTTGCAATGGATATCATTTCTATGTATGCAACTATGCACCGag tGGCAATCACAAAGGCCAACTTGGATTCCCGTTTTCAACTAACGGAACAAACACGGATTTGCGTG ATTGCAAAAAGAAAATATGCGAAGGAGGAAGTAAGCTCGATCCATTATCATGCCAATGTCTGTgtagaaaggattattataacAATGACCTTGGGTTTTATAAATCTTCTGCAAACAATTGTAAAC TCACATGCAAAGAAGACAAGAAAGAAAAATTCTTCTGTGGAAATAGTGGTTATGGAGAAAAAAGTTGTCTTACTTTGTCAAACATGCCATTTGATTGTCCATACACATGCCGCATGTGTCCCT attcCGATGAAGAAAACTATAGAGAAGGCAATGCGACTGTTGTTATTTTGGGTTCCAGTGATGCAGCACTACTTAGAAGCAATCTGCTTACTATAGCGCTATTGTTATACCTATATTCATACACTTATTAA